A single genomic interval of Sceloporus undulatus isolate JIND9_A2432 ecotype Alabama chromosome 2, SceUnd_v1.1, whole genome shotgun sequence harbors:
- the REST gene encoding RE1-silencing transcription factor isoform X1, giving the protein MAMQVLGQSGGSSLFSGNTNLNMTLSNDMYDFSELSKAELAAPQLIMLANVALTGEVNGNCCDYMVGEERQMAELTTVGNANFSDSDGEGMDDAQAVERGHEDLNDIDMRTLGSPDVRNIETAETTESSSSLTCSLDKGYQMASSCQLSGTPDDFQLSGDSQGFELSGDPEGFDLSDVPEGFQLPNAPESVDDRGKSLKNKPFRCKPCQYEAESEQEFVHHIRVHSAKRFIVEEKTEKHSQVDSSTTDEVDFSKGPIRCDRCGYNTNRYDHYLAHLKHHNKAGENEKVYKCTICTYTTISEYHWKKHLRNHFPRKVYTCLQCSYFSDRKNNYVQHIRTHTGERPYRCTMCPYSSSQKTHLTRHMRTHSGEKPFKCEQCSYVASNQHEVTRHARQVHDGPKPLACPHCEYKTADRSNFKKHVELHVSPRQFLCPVCEYAASKKCNLQYHIKSRHPDCCDITMDVSKVRLRTKKNEANTSEGVSSDNNNNNSKMEQVQVEKDVTEKKNETATNEEKKENLSKEEKKENLSKDEKKENLSKEKKVGLDKVTTRSRKTISKSKEADIKTETMAEKTGKTKKLKRKAETNSAPLAKETDDVIAKKKKKSDKKSPKCQYSEHSDSKLEDTKKQNACLKKNKKKKDLKNKPVNNNRKPDCENIVDEDPVPKEPLLRVEDKRKACNGPCSEQQPIPSDTEENQLVSGENIQDLEAPSTQPVDKNVELGMKDQEMLVAEEGTAKAVFENEIGIDRAGTSQISSVNLNATLEKETAMLEDTLPDVAQNIHATQIHEMEMLSNPAVVQGTQPMETCERETVSSPLQDDDSSTEELQAEDPAAGASPSRVPEKPQQSTKTGLVSVASGGTVMNESQEMEEDEGIHSHDGSDISDNISEGSDDSGLNGARMAQEKTSQKPPEEMAETKVTKENYVCIFCDRSFKKESEYSKHLKRHLVNVYYLEKATKGQD; this is encoded by the exons ATGGCAATGCAAGTGCTCGGACAGTCTGGTGGCAGCAGCCTATTTTCTGGCAATACTAACCTCAACATGACTTTGTCAAATGACATGTATGACTTTTCTGAACTTTCCAAAGCCGAGCTGGCAGCTCCTCAGCTTATTATGTTGGCAAATGTAGCCTTGACAGGAGAAGTTAATGGCAACTGCTGTGATTACATGGTTGGTGAAGAGAGGCAAATGGCCGAACTGACAACTGTGGGCAATGCCAACTTTTCAGATAGTGATGGAGAAGGAATGGATGATGCACAGGCTGTGGAGCGTGGTCATGAAGACCTGAATGATATAGATATGAGAACCCTCGGATCTCCTGATGTTCGTAACATTGAAACTGCAGAAACGACAGAGTCTTCTAGTTCTCTTACTTGTAGTCTAGACAAGGGTTATCAGATGGCTTCCAGTTGCCAGTTGTCAGGTACCCCAGATGATTTCCAGTTATCAGGTGATTCACAAGGCTTTGAGTTGTCAGGTGACCCAGAGGGTTTTGATTTGTCAGATGTCCCGGAGGGCTTCCAGTTACCAAATGCCCCAGAGAGTGTAGATGATAGAGGTAAAAGCCTGAAGAACAAACCGTTTCGTTGTAAGCCATGTCAGTATGAGGCAGAATCGGAACAGGAGTTCGTCCATCACATTCGGGTGCACAGTGCTAAGAGATTCATTGtggaagaaaaaacagaaaagcatAGCCAAGTTGACTCAAGCACTACAGATGAAGTTGATTTCTCCAAGGGTCCCATAAGATGTGATCGCTGTGGCTACAACACTAATCGGTATGATCATTATCTGGCTCACTTGAAACATCACAATAAAGCAGGAGAAAATGAGAAAGTCTACAAATGTACAATTTGCACATACACAACAATCAGTGAATACCATTGGAAGAAGCACCTAAGGAATCATTTTCCACGGAAAGTGTACACGTGCTTACAGTGCTCCTACTTCTCGGATCGGAAGAATAACTATGTGCAACATATTCGAACACATACAG GAGAACGTCCCTATCGGTGTACTATGTGTCCTTATTCAAGTTCTCAGAAGACTCACTTAACTAGACACATGCGGACTCACTCAG gtgagaaaccatttaaatgtgaACAGTGCAGCTATGTGGCATCAAACCAGCATGAAGTAACTCGGCATGCAAGGCAGGTTCATGATGGTCCAAAGCCACTGGCCTGCCCTCACTGCGAATACAAAACAGCTGATCGAAGCAACTTCAAGAAGCACGTCGAGCTCCACGTCAGCCCACGCCAGTTTCTTTGCCCAGTCTGTGAGTATGCTGCATCCAAGAAATGTAACTTGCAGTATCACATCAAATCCAGACATCCTGATTGTTGTGATATCACAATGGATGTTTCAAAAGTAAGGCTACGGACTAAAAAGAATGAAGCTAACACTTCGGAAGGTGTTAGtagtgataataataacaataacagtaagaTGGAACAAGTACAAGTGGAGAAAGATGTAACTGAAAAGAAAAACGAGACAGCTACAaatgaagagaagaaggaaaacctttcaaaagaagagaaaaaagaaaatctatcaaaagatgaaaagaaagaaaacctatcaaaagaaaagaaagttggtTTAGACAAAGTGACAACACGAAGTCGCAAAACAATTTCCAAAAGCAAGGAAGCAGACATAAAAACTGAGACAATGGCTGAGAAAACTGGTAAAACAAAGaaactaaaaagaaaagcagaaaccaACTCTGCTCCTTTGGCAAAAGAAACTGATGATGTAATTgcgaaaaagaagaagaaatcagatAAGAAGTCCCCCAAATGTCAGTATTCTGAACACAGTGATAGTAAATTGGAAGACACCAAAAAGCAAAATGCTTgtcttaaaaagaacaaaaaaaagaaagatctgaAGAACAAGCCTGTTAATAATAACAGAAAGCCTGACTGTGAGAATATTGTGGATGAGGATCCTGTCCCTAAAGAACCTCTTCTTAGAGTAGAGGACAAAAGGAAAGCATGTAATGGTCCTTGCAGTGAGCAGCAGCCTATTCCTTCAGATACTGAGGAGAACCAGTTGGTCTCTGGTGAGAACATACAGGATCTAGAGGCACCATCTACACAACCTGTGGACAAAAATGTAGAGCTGGGAATGAAAGACCAAGAAATGCTCGTGGCAGAGGAAGGGACTGCAAAAGCTGTTTTTGAGAATGAAATTGGAATAGATCGGGCAGGAACCTCTCAGATCAGTTCTGTCAACTTGAATGCTACCTTGGAAAAAGAGACAGCTATGCTGGAGGACACATTACCAGATGTGGCCCAAAATATTCATGCAACACAAATACATGAGATGGAAATGCTGTCTAATCCTGCTGTGGTACAAGGGACTCAGCCAATGGAAACatgtgagagagagactgtgaGCAGTCCACTTCAAGATGATGACAGCTCTACAGAAGAATTGCAAGCTGAAGACCCAGCAGCAGGAGCCTCACCATCCCGGGTGCCAGAAAAACCTCAGCAAAGCACTAAAACAGGCCTGGTTTCTGTAGCATCGGGTGGCACAGTAATGAATGAAAGTCAGGAAATGGAAGAGGATGAGGGCATCCACAGCCATGATGGCAGTGATATAAGTGACAACATATCAGAGGGCAGTGATGATTCTGGTTTAAATGGTGCTCGGATGGCACAGGAGAAAACAAGTCAGAAACCACCTGAAGAAATGGCAGAAACCAAGGTCACCAAGGAGAACTATGTATGTATATTCTGCGATCgctcatttaaaaaagaaagtgaataCAGTAAACACTTGAAACGTCATTTAGTAAATGTCTACTATCTTGAAAAGGCAACAAAGGGCCAAGATTAA
- the REST gene encoding RE1-silencing transcription factor isoform X2 — translation MAMQVLGQSGGSSLFSGNTNLNMTLSNDMYDFSELSKAELAAPQLIMLANVALTGEVNGNCCDYMVGEERQMAELTTVGNANFSDSDGEGMDDAQAVERGHEDLNDIDMRTLGSPDVRNIETAETTESSSSLTCSLDKGYQMASSCQLSGTPDDFQLSGDSQGFELSGDPEGFDLSDVPEGFQLPNAPESVDDRGKSLKNKPFRCKPCQYEAESEQEFVHHIRVHSAKRFIVEEKTEKHSQVDSSTTDEVDFSKGPIRCDRCGYNTNRYDHYLAHLKHHNKAGENEKVYKCTICTYTTISEYHWKKHLRNHFPRKVYTCLQCSYFSDRKNNYVQHIRTHTGERPYRCTMCPYSSSQKTHLTRHMRTHSGEKPFKCEQCSYVASNQHEVTRHARQVHDGPKPLACPHCEYKTADRSNFKKHVELHVSPRQFLCPVCEYAASKKCNLQYHIKSRHPDCCDITMDVSKVRLRTKKNEANTSEGVSSDNNNNNSKMEQVQVEKDVTEKKNETATNEEKKENLSKEEKKENLSKDEKKENLSKEKKVGLDKVTTRSRKTISKSKEADIKTETMAEKTGKTKKLKRKAETNSAPLAKETDDVIAKKKKKSDKKSPKCQYSEHSDSKLEDTKKQNACLKKNKKKKDLKNKPVNNNRKPDCENIVDEDPVPKEPLLRVEDKRKACNGPCSEQQPIPSDTEENQLVSGENIQDLEAPSTQPVDKNVELGMKDQEMLVAEEGTAKAVFENEIGIDRAGTSQISSVNLNATLEKETAMLEDTLPDVAQNIHATQIHEMEMLSNPAVVQGTQPMETCERETVSSPLQDDDSSTEELQAEDPAAGASPSRVPEKPQQSTKTGLVSVASGGTVMNESQEMEEDEGIHSHDGSDISDNISEGSDDSGLNGARMAQEKTSQKPPEEMAETKVTKENYSLSRGY, via the exons ATGGCAATGCAAGTGCTCGGACAGTCTGGTGGCAGCAGCCTATTTTCTGGCAATACTAACCTCAACATGACTTTGTCAAATGACATGTATGACTTTTCTGAACTTTCCAAAGCCGAGCTGGCAGCTCCTCAGCTTATTATGTTGGCAAATGTAGCCTTGACAGGAGAAGTTAATGGCAACTGCTGTGATTACATGGTTGGTGAAGAGAGGCAAATGGCCGAACTGACAACTGTGGGCAATGCCAACTTTTCAGATAGTGATGGAGAAGGAATGGATGATGCACAGGCTGTGGAGCGTGGTCATGAAGACCTGAATGATATAGATATGAGAACCCTCGGATCTCCTGATGTTCGTAACATTGAAACTGCAGAAACGACAGAGTCTTCTAGTTCTCTTACTTGTAGTCTAGACAAGGGTTATCAGATGGCTTCCAGTTGCCAGTTGTCAGGTACCCCAGATGATTTCCAGTTATCAGGTGATTCACAAGGCTTTGAGTTGTCAGGTGACCCAGAGGGTTTTGATTTGTCAGATGTCCCGGAGGGCTTCCAGTTACCAAATGCCCCAGAGAGTGTAGATGATAGAGGTAAAAGCCTGAAGAACAAACCGTTTCGTTGTAAGCCATGTCAGTATGAGGCAGAATCGGAACAGGAGTTCGTCCATCACATTCGGGTGCACAGTGCTAAGAGATTCATTGtggaagaaaaaacagaaaagcatAGCCAAGTTGACTCAAGCACTACAGATGAAGTTGATTTCTCCAAGGGTCCCATAAGATGTGATCGCTGTGGCTACAACACTAATCGGTATGATCATTATCTGGCTCACTTGAAACATCACAATAAAGCAGGAGAAAATGAGAAAGTCTACAAATGTACAATTTGCACATACACAACAATCAGTGAATACCATTGGAAGAAGCACCTAAGGAATCATTTTCCACGGAAAGTGTACACGTGCTTACAGTGCTCCTACTTCTCGGATCGGAAGAATAACTATGTGCAACATATTCGAACACATACAG GAGAACGTCCCTATCGGTGTACTATGTGTCCTTATTCAAGTTCTCAGAAGACTCACTTAACTAGACACATGCGGACTCACTCAG gtgagaaaccatttaaatgtgaACAGTGCAGCTATGTGGCATCAAACCAGCATGAAGTAACTCGGCATGCAAGGCAGGTTCATGATGGTCCAAAGCCACTGGCCTGCCCTCACTGCGAATACAAAACAGCTGATCGAAGCAACTTCAAGAAGCACGTCGAGCTCCACGTCAGCCCACGCCAGTTTCTTTGCCCAGTCTGTGAGTATGCTGCATCCAAGAAATGTAACTTGCAGTATCACATCAAATCCAGACATCCTGATTGTTGTGATATCACAATGGATGTTTCAAAAGTAAGGCTACGGACTAAAAAGAATGAAGCTAACACTTCGGAAGGTGTTAGtagtgataataataacaataacagtaagaTGGAACAAGTACAAGTGGAGAAAGATGTAACTGAAAAGAAAAACGAGACAGCTACAaatgaagagaagaaggaaaacctttcaaaagaagagaaaaaagaaaatctatcaaaagatgaaaagaaagaaaacctatcaaaagaaaagaaagttggtTTAGACAAAGTGACAACACGAAGTCGCAAAACAATTTCCAAAAGCAAGGAAGCAGACATAAAAACTGAGACAATGGCTGAGAAAACTGGTAAAACAAAGaaactaaaaagaaaagcagaaaccaACTCTGCTCCTTTGGCAAAAGAAACTGATGATGTAATTgcgaaaaagaagaagaaatcagatAAGAAGTCCCCCAAATGTCAGTATTCTGAACACAGTGATAGTAAATTGGAAGACACCAAAAAGCAAAATGCTTgtcttaaaaagaacaaaaaaaagaaagatctgaAGAACAAGCCTGTTAATAATAACAGAAAGCCTGACTGTGAGAATATTGTGGATGAGGATCCTGTCCCTAAAGAACCTCTTCTTAGAGTAGAGGACAAAAGGAAAGCATGTAATGGTCCTTGCAGTGAGCAGCAGCCTATTCCTTCAGATACTGAGGAGAACCAGTTGGTCTCTGGTGAGAACATACAGGATCTAGAGGCACCATCTACACAACCTGTGGACAAAAATGTAGAGCTGGGAATGAAAGACCAAGAAATGCTCGTGGCAGAGGAAGGGACTGCAAAAGCTGTTTTTGAGAATGAAATTGGAATAGATCGGGCAGGAACCTCTCAGATCAGTTCTGTCAACTTGAATGCTACCTTGGAAAAAGAGACAGCTATGCTGGAGGACACATTACCAGATGTGGCCCAAAATATTCATGCAACACAAATACATGAGATGGAAATGCTGTCTAATCCTGCTGTGGTACAAGGGACTCAGCCAATGGAAACatgtgagagagagactgtgaGCAGTCCACTTCAAGATGATGACAGCTCTACAGAAGAATTGCAAGCTGAAGACCCAGCAGCAGGAGCCTCACCATCCCGGGTGCCAGAAAAACCTCAGCAAAGCACTAAAACAGGCCTGGTTTCTGTAGCATCGGGTGGCACAGTAATGAATGAAAGTCAGGAAATGGAAGAGGATGAGGGCATCCACAGCCATGATGGCAGTGATATAAGTGACAACATATCAGAGGGCAGTGATGATTCTGGTTTAAATGGTGCTCGGATGGCACAGGAGAAAACAAGTCAGAAACCACCTGAAGAAATGGCAGAAACCAAGGTCACCAAGGAGAACTAT aGCTTGAGCAGGGGATACTAG